The Exiguobacterium mexicanum genome includes a window with the following:
- the aroA gene encoding 3-phosphoshikimate 1-carboxyvinyltransferase, with protein MGLNGFIRVPSDKSITHRALLFGAVATGETTIYDPLLGEDCRSTLEAIRRLGADVIEEPDRLLITGAKTLTSAELDCGNSGTTMRLLTGLLAGYDGEFTLTGDASLSKRPMRRVTDPLRQMGADLDGKFAPIQIHGRTLAGIDYTLPVASAQVKSAVLLAGLRATGPTIVREPVLSRDHTERMLPLFSGQLDITAEDGVRTIRLAPSVLKGATVAVPADPSSAAFWWAGAALVPGSRVTTTDVCLNETRIGFLRTLERMGVKTEVTNVRLLGEESVGDVTVSTSTLHGIRLDGDAIPHQIDELPLFALVASQATSPSSVRDAGELRVKETDRIQTVVHELSALGVDVRETEDGFDVYPSRLHGGHVSSHGDHRLAMMLQIADLLTTDRVTIEHVEAADISYPRFRDDLQRLGRKIE; from the coding sequence ATGGGATTGAATGGATTCATACGGGTACCGAGTGACAAGTCGATCACGCATCGCGCTCTCTTGTTCGGGGCCGTGGCGACCGGGGAGACGACGATTTATGATCCACTCCTTGGCGAGGATTGCCGGTCGACGCTCGAGGCGATCCGGCGATTAGGAGCGGACGTCATCGAAGAGCCGGACCGTCTCCTCATCACGGGGGCGAAGACGCTCACATCGGCCGAACTCGATTGCGGGAACTCGGGCACGACGATGCGTCTTTTGACAGGGCTTCTCGCGGGTTACGATGGGGAGTTCACGCTTACCGGAGACGCCTCGCTCTCAAAACGTCCGATGCGTCGGGTGACGGACCCGCTCCGACAAATGGGCGCGGACCTCGACGGGAAGTTCGCCCCGATCCAAATTCACGGCCGGACGCTGGCGGGCATCGATTACACGTTGCCTGTCGCGAGCGCGCAAGTGAAGTCAGCGGTCCTGCTTGCGGGACTTCGTGCGACCGGACCGACAATCGTGCGCGAGCCCGTCTTATCGCGGGACCATACGGAACGCATGCTGCCTTTGTTCAGTGGGCAATTGGACATCACGGCAGAGGACGGTGTCCGAACGATCCGGTTAGCTCCATCCGTGCTCAAGGGGGCCACGGTGGCCGTTCCGGCCGATCCATCTTCGGCTGCCTTTTGGTGGGCCGGGGCGGCGCTCGTCCCGGGCAGTCGCGTCACGACGACCGACGTCTGTTTGAACGAGACACGAATCGGATTTTTACGTACGCTCGAACGGATGGGTGTGAAGACGGAAGTGACGAACGTTCGTTTGCTCGGGGAAGAGTCGGTCGGCGACGTGACAGTGTCGACGAGTACACTTCACGGCATCCGCTTGGACGGGGATGCCATCCCGCACCAAATTGATGAATTGCCGTTGTTCGCTCTCGTCGCGTCGCAAGCGACGAGTCCGTCATCGGTCCGGGACGCGGGCGAACTCCGAGTGAAAGAGACGGACCGGATTCAGACGGTCGTGCACGAACTTTCGGCACTCGGGGTCGATGTGCGCGAAACCGAGGACGGATTTGACGTCTATCCGAGCCGGTTGCACGGGGGTCATGTCTCCTCGCACGGGGATCATCGCTTGGCGATGATGCTCCAAATCGCAGACTTATTGACGACGGACCGTGTGACGATTGAACATGTTGAGGCAGCTGATATAAGTTACCCACGATTCCGTGACGATTTACAACGCCTCGGCCGTAAGATAGAATAA
- a CDS encoding 3-dehydroquinate synthase — MVTLHVNASTPYDVTIERGDAWLDRVPYFSCSTVWVVTDETVDRLHGSEFRDRLEHKHRNVVWSIVRPGDGSKSLDTIERLVTDGLTGGCDRDTLVVAFGGGMVGDLAGFLASVYMRGVRYIQVPTTILAHDSAVGGKVAVNHPFAKNAIGAFYQPAGVHYNVDRLETLSARDVLSGLGELIKHAYLSRYVLGHSFETELFTALAQGPLDWETWLARGIEVKRLVVEADEREQGVRAWLNFGHTFGHALESAEAYRLSHGEAILYGMVYAFLVSGDEERAETLASFMRREGITTVNWQSFDTYLAGMGHDKKNRDGQIRFVLLGAEVTVASVTAERLTGAFHQMKGWF; from the coding sequence GTGGTGACGCTCCATGTGAACGCCTCGACCCCGTACGACGTCACAATTGAACGAGGGGACGCCTGGCTCGACCGCGTCCCTTACTTCTCGTGCTCCACCGTCTGGGTGGTCACAGATGAGACGGTCGACCGGTTGCACGGAAGTGAGTTCCGGGACCGGCTCGAGCATAAACATCGGAACGTCGTCTGGTCGATCGTCCGCCCAGGTGACGGCTCGAAGTCGCTCGACACGATCGAACGGCTCGTCACGGACGGATTGACGGGCGGTTGTGACCGGGATACGCTCGTCGTGGCATTCGGAGGTGGCATGGTCGGGGATTTAGCCGGCTTTTTAGCGAGCGTCTATATGCGCGGTGTGCGTTACATACAAGTGCCGACGACGATTCTCGCGCATGACTCGGCCGTCGGCGGGAAAGTGGCGGTGAACCATCCGTTCGCGAAAAATGCGATCGGTGCCTTCTATCAACCGGCGGGCGTCCACTATAACGTGGACCGTCTCGAGACGTTGTCCGCGCGGGACGTCTTGAGCGGGCTCGGTGAATTGATTAAGCACGCCTATCTGTCACGTTACGTCCTCGGTCACTCGTTTGAGACCGAGTTGTTCACAGCTTTGGCACAAGGGCCGCTCGATTGGGAAACGTGGCTCGCACGAGGAATCGAAGTGAAGCGATTAGTCGTCGAGGCCGATGAACGCGAACAAGGCGTGAGGGCGTGGCTGAATTTCGGTCATACGTTCGGCCATGCGTTAGAGTCGGCTGAGGCATACCGGTTGTCGCACGGGGAAGCGATTCTCTACGGGATGGTGTACGCCTTCCTCGTCTCCGGCGACGAGGAACGGGCCGAAACCCTCGCTTCATTCATGAGGCGGGAAGGCATCACAACGGTCAACTGGCAATCGTTTGACACGTATCTCGCAGGCATGGGACACGATAAAAAGAATCGGGACGGGCAGATCCGCTTCGTCCTGCTCGGCGCTGAGGTGACCGTTGCGAGCGTCACGGCCGAGCGACTCACTGGAGCGTTCCATCAAATGAAAGGGTGGTTTTGA
- the aroC gene encoding chorismate synthase — protein sequence MRYLTAGESHGPGLSIIIEGVPAGLEVDVQAINDELAKRQSGYGRGRRMQIESDRIEVRAGIRHGVTTGAPISFWIENKDHTHWRNVMQAEPVDADVEIKRRVVRPRPGHADLVGGLKYDHRDLRDVLERSSARETAARVAVGALSKQLLAAVGMSLVSYVKVIGGVTAETSYESLDTLHAAIEASPVRTMDEAAGQAMMNRIDEAKAAGDSLGGVVCTEVHGVIPGLGSYVQYDRKLDAAIARAVMSVNAIKGVAFGDGFEMAYRPGSEVMDPIAYGPDGYTRLSNHLGGFEGGMTTGMPIVCTAVMKPIPTLYKPLQSVDIDTKEPFLAQIERSDACAVPAASLVVEAVVAFELARELCETFGHDTVNRIQSRVAAYREEIRTW from the coding sequence ATGCGTTATTTGACGGCAGGAGAATCGCACGGTCCCGGACTCTCGATCATCATCGAGGGTGTGCCGGCCGGGCTTGAAGTCGACGTGCAGGCAATCAATGACGAGCTTGCCAAACGGCAATCGGGTTATGGTCGTGGCCGTCGCATGCAAATTGAATCAGACCGAATCGAGGTGAGGGCCGGTATTCGTCACGGGGTGACGACAGGGGCCCCTATTTCGTTTTGGATCGAGAACAAGGACCATACTCATTGGCGGAACGTCATGCAGGCCGAACCGGTCGACGCGGATGTTGAAATCAAGCGTCGCGTCGTCCGGCCACGGCCGGGTCATGCCGACCTCGTCGGCGGACTGAAGTATGACCATCGCGACCTGCGAGACGTGCTCGAACGTTCGAGCGCTCGAGAGACGGCGGCCCGTGTCGCTGTCGGGGCACTCAGCAAGCAACTGCTCGCTGCGGTCGGCATGTCACTCGTGAGCTATGTCAAAGTGATCGGCGGTGTCACGGCCGAGACATCATACGAGTCGCTCGACACGTTACACGCCGCGATTGAGGCGTCGCCGGTCCGGACGATGGATGAGGCGGCAGGTCAGGCGATGATGAATCGAATCGACGAGGCGAAAGCTGCCGGTGATTCGCTCGGCGGTGTCGTCTGTACGGAAGTGCATGGCGTCATCCCAGGCCTCGGGTCGTATGTCCAATACGACCGAAAACTCGACGCGGCCATCGCCCGAGCCGTCATGAGCGTCAACGCGATTAAAGGGGTCGCGTTCGGGGATGGGTTCGAGATGGCGTATCGACCAGGCTCTGAAGTCATGGACCCGATCGCCTATGGCCCGGACGGTTATACGCGGCTGAGCAACCATCTCGGTGGCTTCGAAGGCGGGATGACGACGGGCATGCCGATCGTCTGTACGGCTGTGATGAAGCCAATCCCGACGCTATATAAACCGCTCCAATCCGTCGATATCGATACGAAAGAACCGTTTCTCGCACAAATCGAACGGAGTGACGCCTGTGCCGTCCCGGCCGCCTCGCTCGTCGTCGAGGCCGTCGTCGCGTTTGAGCTCGCCCGCGAGTTATGCGAGACGTTCGGACATGACACGGTCAACCGGATCCAGTCACGTGTCGCCGCATACCGAGAGGAGATTCGGACGTGGTGA
- a CDS encoding CheR family methyltransferase — MNDYAIFVKKFYLKSGIDLNLYKEAQMKRRMIALREKKGYATFIEYFKAMEADRGLYDEFLDRMTINVSEFYRNPVRWQQLETDILPELIRKSQGKLRVWSAACSTGEEPYSLAMLLSKHLSPAQFTIMATDLDDVVIEKAKQGKYHERALVDLPPDFRQRYFTRRGDDYYITEDIKKLVTFKKHNLLADVYERNFDLIVCRNVLIYFTEEAKEKVYKSFHRSLRPGGILFVGGTEQIFQPKRYGYKMKQSFFYEKFEE, encoded by the coding sequence ATAAATGATTATGCCATCTTCGTTAAAAAGTTTTATTTGAAGTCAGGGATCGACTTGAATTTATATAAAGAGGCTCAGATGAAGCGGCGGATGATCGCGCTTCGTGAGAAGAAAGGGTATGCCACGTTCATCGAGTATTTCAAAGCGATGGAAGCGGATCGAGGATTGTACGATGAATTTTTAGACCGCATGACGATTAACGTGAGCGAGTTTTATCGGAACCCCGTCCGCTGGCAGCAGCTCGAGACGGATATCTTACCCGAGCTCATCCGAAAAAGCCAAGGCAAATTGCGTGTCTGGAGCGCGGCCTGTTCGACCGGAGAAGAGCCGTACTCGTTAGCGATGCTATTATCGAAACATTTGTCACCCGCCCAGTTCACGATCATGGCGACGGACCTAGATGATGTGGTGATCGAAAAAGCGAAGCAAGGCAAGTACCATGAGCGGGCGCTCGTCGACTTGCCCCCTGATTTTCGGCAGCGTTATTTCACTCGCCGTGGGGACGACTATTACATCACAGAAGACATCAAGAAGTTGGTGACGTTTAAAAAACATAACTTGTTGGCCGACGTTTACGAGCGGAATTTTGATTTGATCGTCTGTCGCAACGTCTTGATTTATTTCACCGAGGAAGCGAAAGAGAAAGTTTATAAATCATTCCACCGTTCGCTTCGCCCGGGTGGGATCCTTTTCGTCGGGGGCACGGAGCAAATCTTTCAACCGAAACGGTATGGCTACAAGATGAAACAAAGTTTCTTCTACGAAAAATTTGAAGAGTGA